The Rissa tridactyla isolate bRisTri1 chromosome 6, bRisTri1.patW.cur.20221130, whole genome shotgun sequence DNA segment GTTGGAGGTagtggcagggtggggggggttgcCCTTTCCGCCATGGAAGAGCCCCTCCTCACTCTCTGAATCCAGGCCAAAATCTTTCTCTGTCTCCCCGTGTCTCCTGCCTGAAGCTGGTGGGGATAACAAAAGCCTCATGCCCCCCCCATCGCTTCctgcccccctgtccccagaCAAGCCCTGAAACAACCACTGCTCGCCCGGGCTTCACACAGACAATTCCCAGAGCTGCTTCCCTTGCCCTCAGCACCCGTCCCGCTGGGACCCCCACAGACCCGTCCCGGctctccctgccacccccggCACAGCCCTCATCATCTCAGCGACGCGCCACAAAGCACCAGGCATTTCTTAGAAACATCATCATTTATTGACTTGAACAACTGCCACAACAGCAGCAGCGTTTCCTGCTCAGATGTTGGTGgcatggtttttcttttttttttattttctcctaaggtactttaaaatggaaaaaaaaaaaaaaaagattaaatgagtTTATGGTACTGAAACAACAGTCGAATTTGTTACAAGAGGGCCCTCGTAATCCCTTCACAGCGAACGGCACAGGCTGGAGTAAGGGGGGCTGCGCCCACAACACGAAGGAGAATCGCAGGGCACTGCTGCCCAGCTGCATGCCGGCCCCACGCCTTCCCTGGGCTGGCTTTCAGGCACAAGGACTGCTTGCCCATCCCCACAGCGCACCCTCGGCCACCCCCGTCCCCACATGGCAGCCCGCAGCCATCGCTCTCCTTGGCTGGGGACGCAGCTTTGTCCACCGCAGCCTGCCATGAGCCAGGCCAAAGACAAGGGCGGCTGCGGACTGGAGTTTCCAGACTGGCCCCGTGGCACGTGCTGTTTCCTAGTTTAGGGCAGACACGCGTGGCCCGCAGCACGCTGGAATAATAACCCCTTTCACTCCAGATGGTGGCTGGGTTTGTCTTTGGGATGCTTCACTTTCTTAAAGCTGAGCGAACAGAAAGGTCAGTAacaggcagcaggaaaacaaaccaaCTAACGTAACGCTAAAGCAGTAGCTTCAAGCTCCTGGGTTAATATTTACTGCTGAAACTACAGGAGCGGAGAACACAGTGTGTGGCTCAGCTGTTTGAGAAACGCGTTGGAAATCATGCATCACATGCCGGTGATGAAAGAGAGCTTTGGAACACTGGGAGAGGATAACAAGCGCCTACAAGCCGAAACGTGTACAGCTGCAGATATGCAAGAGCTGGAATCCCACCGCCATCTGTGATGGCCGGAGGAATCGAACCACTCACACAGAGAAACTCACGCCAAGCAGAAGGTGAACTGAGTGCTGGAAGCTGCGGCAACACCCTGGCTAACACGGGGAGGGGGGAGTTTGTAACCCGCCAGCAGAGGGTTAAGGGCAGCAACCCAACGGGCAGGAGAATTCGGATCATTTTGTCTCCTGCAGGGCCCAGCACATCCCTTCCTTCTCCACAGCAAATGTAACAAATGGCAAAAACCGTTCACAGGACGCCGTTCAAATGACCATCAAATGAAACACAACGTGGGAAAGGGAGAAACATGCAGCATCCCTAAATGTAATGGGAGCAGCATGACAGCACAGGCGGGCAGGCCGACCTGAATGCACCACCCAGGCAGAACCCATCAGCTTTTTGAACCATCTGCAAAACCGAAAACAAGGGTCTCCTCCTAATTAGTGTTAATTTGTTAAAAGTTTCCGAACACTTTCAAAATGTGCCTTTGCAAGAATCAACACCCCCCCAACCCATCACCCCAAGGGCCCCAACAAAGGAATTCGCTCCTGATCACTGCTAGAGTCACGGTCTGTCTTCAgagatgctttgctttttccttcttattcctcctcttcttcctcctcttcttcctcctcttcctcttcctcatcgTCATCTTCATCGTGGCAATGTGTGATTTCCTGAGGTGCCTGGGGGAAGAGGTTGGGCGGTTTGATCTCACTGATGGAACGGGTCAGCTGATGCCGCTTGTAGTCAGAATCTTTAAAATCCACTGAGCTGCGATTGCGCGTGGCCATCGGCGACTCCTTCTCATTGATGTCGACGTGTGTGTGCTCTACCGTGGACTCGTGTGGCATCTACAAATGTAAGAGAGAGAGGAGATGACAAGGGGTGTCCCAGTCCCTGAGACAGATGGAGAGCGAACTCCAGAACGGGACCCTTTGGCCCACAGTGCACCAAATGCCACCCAGCCCTCCAAGGTGCCGTTCCCATTGCTGGCGGGTTGTGGAAGTGTTAACGAACGCAAGCGCAGGCACCTTTGGGACCCGTGCCCGCCTCCCCGGGGTCTGCAACTCACCAGGACGTGGGCGGCTCTGAAGAGGTAGCTGAAGGGGTAGTAGAGGAGGTTGATGAAGGAGGCTGCATAGAGATCAGCGTAGCGCATCACCTGGCTGGCAAACAGGGTCTGCCGAGAGCCGCTGCGGAAGAGGCTCCCCATCATCCCGTAGCACATGTCCATGTCGTGGGTCACTTTCTACGAGCAAAGGGCAGGTTAGATCCTGGGCCGGGCAGGCAGCAGCGCGGAGCCACGACAACACTGAAGTGGAGCGCACTGAGGGCTGGGGGCTACATGAGATCTGTAAGGATCTCCAGCAAAGCTTTCCGTGCTCGTATCCCGCGGCATCAGAGCACAGCCAAGTCCCAGCTAACGGAGAGGAAGGCAGCAGCGGGCTCAGGGCCAGCACCTGCCCCAGGCTGGCACCCCAGCGCTGGCTGAACCACAGGCTACAGCCCCTCCAAGCTTGCGTGTGGCAGCGCCCCGTTCTGGAGCAGTGAGCACCGTCAGTCAGTGCTGCTGTGTGCATGAGGAAGGAGACCCTATTCCAGACCAGGCTGCCTTTTAGGAATGCCAGTGACACCAGTGAGCTGAGAAGCTCCTCCGTTTTGCATCCACAAAGACAGAACGGCTTTGCCAAGCCTGCCGTGCCCACCCAAAGGCAGAGCAAAGCATTTCAGCGGGGCTGGGCTGTCAAGCCCGTTGGGATCCAAAAGGATGAAAAGGGATTTTTATGATTGGTACCTTAATGCGTCTCTGGATGGAGCTGATGTCAGGGCGTTCATTGCTGCTACTGTCCAGATGCCTAGTTACAGGCGAGAAGGTAAATACATGGTGTGAAAAGCCTTTCAGAACCAGATGCTGTGGGATGGGGGCTCGGGGGAGGGAGGCTGGTCTGGAGGGGAGGGTTGGTGTTGTGGGCAGAGCCCAGGCCTGAGTCAAAGCTCCGGCAGCAGTGCCACTAACCCAACCCCAAGGTTTCATCAGAGCCACTCATTAGCTGTCATTAGGCTGGGAGAGGCAGCATGAAAGTTGTCACTGGTTGAACACTCACTTGTATAGCTCGGCCAAGAAAATGTCCAGACTCTGCAGCTCTTCAAAAAGGGCTAGAAAatccagaaaagaaaaggaaaaaaggtaagtTTAAACTCTCGAAATGAAAAGGGCTGAAAGCAAACCCACTATCCTGCCCGCTCCCCTGGCATGGCATGGGGAGCGCTGCCTCAAGAAGCGTGGCATCTCACTGCCCAGGGAGAGGGTTCAATCGTGCTCTGTGCCACTGGCAGAGCTTTGGGCTTGGTTTCTGGTTGCCCCTTTTGTTTTTGAGGCTGAACCTTCACAGCCCTCACCAAAACCTTCCAACCAGATATGGGGCAACTGGCATAACCACCAGACCTATTTACACACCAAAGGGCAAACCTGGGAGAAAAGCAGTAGCACTGGAGGATGGGAAACACACAGCGctttggcagcagcacagcagagggagcaggaggaaggaggaggaagcagctggTGAGCAGGGACTCTCTGCAGATGGGAGAGCAGTCATGGCTCTGGCATTACAGGGAGAATAACCCAGGTGTCTTGTCAGATACTTTCTACCAGAGAAGCCACGGCTCCATAcgggcagaggaagaggagtttTGGGGCAGGGTTATGGATGAGGAACAACTCAACCCCACCCAGCTGTAGCTTCTTCCCCGTCCAAGTCAGCGCGTGGCTGATCACATGCAGGTGGCCCGGGAAAGGGCACACGAAAGGACTGGGACCCCGAGGGCAGCCCACGGagagctgccccagctcctgccaccaACACCCCGACCCAGGGAAAAAGGgccaaaagcagaagcagcaagaaaaggtGATCTCTCCCCTGCACCCCTACTCAGGGGTGCAGCACCAGGCAAGCAAGAGCAAAGCCTGGCCTGGGGTTTGCCCAGCTGCTGACCGCTTTTGTCTGTCCAAACGTGCAGCTCCTGCGCCAGCTCGGGGATCACCAGGAAGGTCCTCCAGCCCTGGCGCTTCTTGGATTTGAGGATGTCTCCAAAGATATGGTCTCCGATGTACAAGATATCCTTCCCTTTGGCCCCCAGCAGGTCACAGACTGTGTCCGAAGAGCCTGAGAGAAGAATGGCGTAGCTCATAACTGGGAGCCAAAAGTAAACGTGTGGCTCATTTCAGAGGGACAGGGTTAGGAACAGACAGGTGCATTTTCCTCCCAGAAACCCCCACTAATAAATGTACAAGCCCTGCTTGGCCATGGCAGCACGGGGCACTGCTCACCCACCTGGGAGTTCACACAGGGGCAGCTTTGCCCACACCCCCCTCAACATGAAtggcagcaggagaggggctATGCTGCCTCCCACCCCATGTAAGAGTAATGGATCCCTGGGCATCACAGACAGCCCTGGGCATCCACCCGCTGCCCTGGCCTGGCTCAGGGGACCCTCCAAGCCCGGTCACACTGGTGGCAGCACTGTAAGGACAGCTGAAAACATTGCATTGCGTCAGCTGCAGTTCCCCCTCTACCACAAGCTCTGCAATGGCATTTCCCAGACCCTCCCTGGCAAGGAAGAAAAGGGCGTTTGAGGAGGAATGGGTCCGTTTCTTCCCTGCATTAGGCAGCGATGATGATGGAGTGCTGGTGCAGTGTGCAGAGGGCACAGTACAATGCGCTTCGGGAAACAACCTTGCCTAGCGCCTGGCACAAGCCCTCTCACAGCCGGAGTGGCTAAAGGCCAGGAGGGCATGTCAGAGCCACTCCATAGGACAAGAAAGGTTCCTGCCTCACCTCCTGAGTACACAATGCCGTGCTGCAGCGGGCCAGTGTAGGTACCAATCTTCAGCTTCCCGGTCACCTGAGGAAGGAGACATTGCGTTAGTACAGAACAGCTGATGGTCTGGGTCTTTTCTGTCCTATTGATAGTTTACTCTGTCTCTCCCTCACTCCCAGGCAGCCTAGAGGTGGCTTTCCACGTTCTTTTCCTATTGCCACCTGTGGTATGTTAGGGTagccagcaaagcctccagctctgctgtgccCCAGGTGATGGGGATGCTCAGGAATCACTAAGAGGAGAAGCCATCCCACCATCTCCAAGGCAGGTGCTGTCTAAACACTGTGTTGCCCATTGCCACTAAGAGACACCACACGGGAGGTGCACAAGCCCTTCCAGCCGTAGGGCTACCCTCCATGTGCCACTCACTGTGTCCACCTGCCGCAACACAGTGCCCTCCCCAAAGAAGAGGGGTTTTCGCGCATCCACCAGGATCAGGTCGAAGTAGGACTGCCACGGCCGGTGGGCGCTCCCAGGCTGCAAAggcaaaaacaaaccccagagtCAGGCACAACACAATCAACCACCAGGGAGTTTAACCGGAGCGTCTTTGTCCACAGCTATGACCCTGTGACATTGCTGTTCATCAAAATCCCCTAGCTCTTGCCTCCTGTGGTACGATGCTGGGTTCCCAGTGCCATTTCCTAAAGCACTCCCCTTTTGCGGCAAGCCCATCCCAACCCAGCCTAGCAGTGAGGACTGAGGACGTGGTGTGAGACAGGAGTACTGCACTGAACAtccatggcacagcacagctgtCGCGTAAAGAGATGCTGTAAATGACACTGCTGTCACTGTTTCTGAAGGTGACATCCTGCGCAGATCCACACACGTGCGACTTCACGGCTTCAGCCTTACAAGGCCACGCTGGTACATTTGCAAACAGTGGGAAAATGTCTGGGCTCTATTCCACAGGGCACGGCTTTGAATCACAGCCCTGCCCAAAGGACACTGGGCATTCATGAGCCCTTTCTGCTCCATGTTTCCACTCTTTCTGAGATCAAGACCACAGCAAGGAGTTTTTTGAGCTATCACAGTGTGAAAACACATCTTTTGAGTGTGAGAGAGCCTACCACCAGGAGACTGAGAAAGCAGTATAAATTCAGCTCATAAGCTTCTCTTCAAAAGTTGCAGGGCTGAGTTTTGAcctcagaaaaccagaaaaagcatgACTAAAACTTTTGGAGTCACCATAGTGATGGTGATTTATGGCACAACCAGCCAtaaatgtttctgctgttttataaAACTCCCTCGAtcaaggttttttttaacaagaccTAAAAACTTGTGCAAGATTTCTAAGAAATGTGGTTGCAAAATGCCACAGTTAAAATGGGTTATCACTAAAATAATGTTATCATTAACACAGATTATTGTTTCAGACCAGATGatgcctcttttctttttgttatattGTATTTGCTTTGATCCCATTCAGATAGGACACAAAACACCAAGTGTGTTTTAACCAGATTAAAGCAACTAATCCCATGCAGCCGATGAAGCAGGATTAAAATGCTTTCCAGCTGCACAGATAATTAGGCACATCATTTTCTATTGGAACTGCAGTCTAGAAATCACATACCTTTGGTCCATGTGGAAAGTCAAACAAGTAAGTCataattttctgaaaaacagaaagaaagtatTCAAAGATGCAGTTTTAAACGCACATTTGTTAGTTTATAGAATCATACTTCTCTGCTTTTACCTTTTCAGGTTACAGAACATTATTTTCAGGATTTACACGAAAGTCAGCATAAGATTTGGAGATAAAATGAATGGATGGAATTTAACGTGACAGGAATTAAACCAATAATTTTCAGAA contains these protein-coding regions:
- the NT5C2 gene encoding cytosolic purine 5'-nucleotidase isoform X3 — protein: MEKVGVPSTLVTDSYQDPGNRVFVNRSLAMEKIKCFGFDMDYTLAVYKSPEYESLGFDLTVERLVSIGYPHELLNFVYDPAFPTRGLVFDTHYGNLLKVDAYGNLLVCAHGFNFLRGPETRDQYPNKFIQRDDTDRFYILNTLFNLPETYLLACLVDFFTNCDRYTSCETGFKDGDLFMSFRSMFQDVRDAVDWVHYKGSLKEKTLENLEKYVVKDGKLPLLLSRMNEVGKVFLVTNSDYKYTDKIMTYLFDFPHGPKPGSAHRPWQSYFDLILVDARKPLFFGEGTVLRQVDTVTGKLKIGTYTGPLQHGIVYSGGSSDTVCDLLGAKGKDILYIGDHIFGDILKSKKRQGWRTFLVIPELAQELHVWTDKSALFEELQSLDIFLAELYKHLDSSSNERPDISSIQRRIKKVTHDMDMCYGMMGSLFRSGSRQTLFASQVMRYADLYAASFINLLYYPFSYLFRAAHVLMPHESTVEHTHVDINEKESPMATRNRSSVDFKDSDYKRHQLTRSISEIKPPNLFPQAPQEITHCHDEDDDEEEEEEEEEEEEEEE
- the NT5C2 gene encoding cytosolic purine 5'-nucleotidase isoform X2; the encoded protein is MLKGRLEYFSIAVLKAIRRRHFCGCTGGFVLAERIVSFFPTSYSRSEINTDLKMTTSWSDRLQNAADLPANMDGHALKKYRREAYHRVFVNRSLAMEKIKCFGFDMDYTLAVYKSPEYESLGFDLTVERLVSIGYPHELLNFVYDPAFPTRGLVFDTHYGNLLKVDAYGNLLVCAHGFNFLRGPETRDQYPNKFIQRDDTDRFYILNTLFNLPETYLLACLVDFFTNCDRYTSCETGFKDGDLFMSFRSMFQDVRDAVDWVHYKGSLKEKTLENLEKYVVKDGKLPLLLSRMNEVGKVFLVTNSDYKYTDKIMTYLFDFPHGPKPGSAHRPWQSYFDLILVDARKPLFFGEGTVLRQVDTVTGKLKIGTYTGPLQHGIVYSGGSSDTVCDLLGAKGKDILYIGDHIFGDILKSKKRQGWRTFLVIPELAQELHVWTDKSALFEELQSLDIFLAELYKHLDSSSNERPDISSIQRRIKKVTHDMDMCYGMMGSLFRSGSRQTLFASQVMRYADLYAASFINLLYYPFSYLFRAAHVLMPHESTVEHTHVDINEKESPMATRNRSSVDFKDSDYKRHQLTRSISEIKPPNLFPQAPQEITHCHDEDDDEEEEEEEEEEEEEEE
- the NT5C2 gene encoding cytosolic purine 5'-nucleotidase isoform X1 — encoded protein: MTTSWSDRLQNAADLPANMDGHALKKYRREAYHRVFVNRSLAMEKIKCFGFDMDYTLAVYKSPEYESLGFDLTVERLVSIGYPHELLNFVYDPAFPTRGLVFDTHYGNLLKVDAYGNLLVCAHGFNFLRGPETRDQYPNKFIQRDDTDRFYILNTLFNLPETYLLACLVDFFTNCDRYTSCETGFKDGDLFMSFRSMFQDVRDAVDWVHYKGSLKEKTLENLEKYVVKDGKLPLLLSRMNEVGKVFLVTNSDYKYTDKIMTYLFDFPHGPKPGSAHRPWQSYFDLILVDARKPLFFGEGTVLRQVDTVTGKLKIGTYTGPLQHGIVYSGGSSDTVCDLLGAKGKDILYIGDHIFGDILKSKKRQGWRTFLVIPELAQELHVWTDKSALFEELQSLDIFLAELYKHLDSSSNERPDISSIQRRIKKVTHDMDMCYGMMGSLFRSGSRQTLFASQVMRYADLYAASFINLLYYPFSYLFRAAHVLMPHESTVEHTHVDINEKESPMATRNRSSVDFKDSDYKRHQLTRSISEIKPPNLFPQAPQEITHCHDEDDDEEEEEEEEEEEEEEE